Proteins encoded together in one Impatiens glandulifera chromosome 1, dImpGla2.1, whole genome shotgun sequence window:
- the LOC124919308 gene encoding BTB/POZ domain-containing protein SR1IP1-like, with product MSAKKKDFLSTAMKRTSEWISSQEIPSDVTVHVAGVSFSLHKFPLVSKSGYIRKMISESSDADLTHLDLTNVPGGAEAFELAAKFCYCINFEIGTENIAMLRCVAEYLDMTEEYSIGNLVGRTETYLNDVVFKSLSSSLSVLHSSENLQPVADEVKLVGRCIDTITDIACCKDKEFSPPNKLQPSEVVHGSPLFLGNNLRPVVDWWAEDLTVLKIDVFQRVIIAMIARGFKPYALGPVLMLYAQKSLRGLEFGKARKKIEVKEEHEKRVVLETIVSLLPREKNTLSVSFLSMLLRVAIHLETTVACRLDLEKRMGLQLGQAVLDDLMIPSFSIIGDTLFDVDTVQRIMSNFLEFEMGESRWGGQENDIEFLSPRPNDMEKVVRLMESYIAEIASDRNLQVHKFIDIAELIPEQGKINEDGMYRAIDIYLKAHPALTEMERKKVCGVMDCQKLSREACAHAAQNERLPVQTVVQVLYYEQQRLQEVRNSGDQSPMVHAHVTPLGESSIAEHKELLTLKKENQDMKFELVKMKMRLNEIEKPINRYGGTINSSPSGSSASTTTIRGEKPPLPRKSFMGSVSKQLGKLYTLVNFDGVGRGKSRNKPSRASRHSIS from the exons ATGTCTGCTAAAAAGAAAGACTTTCTTTCAACTGCCATGAAGAGAACCAGTGAATG GATTTCTTCTCAAGAGATCCCCAGTGATGTCACTGTTCATGTCGCCGGAGTTTCTTTCTCCTTACACAAG TTTCCGTTAGTTTCCAAAAGTGGGTACATAAGAAAAATGATATCAGAATCATCGGACGCCGATCTCACCCATCTCGACCTAACCAACGTCCCCGGCGGCGCGGAAGCGTTCGAGCTCGCCGCGAAATTCTGTTACTGCATAAACTTCGAAATCGGCACCGAGAACATAGCAATGCTCCGGTGCGTTGCAGAATATCTGGATATGACTGAAGAATATTCCATCGGGAATCTCGTCGGACGGACGGAGACTTACCTAAACGATGTCGTTTTCAAGAGTCTATCCAGTTCACTATCGGTTCTGCATTCGTCGGAGAATCTGCAGCCGGTGGCGGACGAGGTGAAATTGGTGGGAAGATGTATAGACACTATTACGGATATAGCTTGTTGTAAAGACAAAGAATTTAGTCCTCCAAACAAGTTGCAGCCGTCGGAGGTTGTTCATGGTTCGCCGTTGTTTCTGGGTAACAATCTCCGGCCGGTGGTTGATTGGTGGGCGGAGGATTTGACGGTTTTAAAGATTGATGTTTTTCAGAGGGTGATTATTGCAATGATAGCAAGAGGGTTTAAACCATATGCACTTGGTCCAGTCCTCATGCTTTATGCCCAAAAGTCACTTAGAGGTTTG GAATTCGGGAAAGCGAGGAAGAAAATAGAAGTGAAAGAAGAACACGAAAAACGGGTGGTTCTCGAAACGATAGTAAGCCTCCTTccaagagaaaaaaatacattgtCGGTTAGTTTCTTATCGATGCTCCTCCGAGTTGCCATCCATCTCGAGACTACGGTTGCATGTAGGTTAGACTTAGAGAAGAGGATGGGATTACAGTTGGGCCAAGCTGTCCTCGATGATCTCATGATTCCTTCGTTCTCAATTATAGGAGACACGCTCTTTGATGTTGATACGGTTCAAAGGATCATGTCGAACTTTCTTGAGTTTGAAATGGGCGAGTCACGTTGGGGAGGACAAGAGAACGATATTGAATTCTTATCTCCTCGCCCAAATGATATGGAGAAGGTTGTAAGGCTAATGGAAAGCTATATTGCAGAGATTGCATCTGATAGGAACTTGCAAGTGCACAAATTCATTGACATTGCTGAGCTTATTCCAGAACAAGGAAAGATTAATGAAGATGGAATGTATAGGGCTATAGATATCTACTTGAAG GCTCATCCGGCCTTGACTGAGATGGAACGAAAGAAAGTATGTGGCGTGATGGATTGCCAAAAACTATCTCGGGAGGCATGTGCCCATGCAGCTCAAAACGAGAGGCTCCCAGTCCAAACGGTAGTCCAAGTCCTATATTACGAGCAACAAAGGCTCCAAGAGGTCAGGAATAGCGGGGACCAATCTCCTATGGTTCATGCGCATGTAACTCCTCTCGGAGAAAGTTCCATAGCAGAACATAAGGAGCTTTTGacattgaaaaaagaaaatcaagataTGAAGTTCGAGTTAGTGAAGATGAAAATGAGATTGAACGAAATTGAGAAGCCGATAAATAGGTATGGTGGGACTATTAATAGTAGTCCCTCCGGGAGTAGTGCTTCTACAACCACGATCAGAGGTGAGAAGCCTCCACTCCCGAGGAAATCATTTATGGGGTCGGTTTCGAAGCAGCTTGGAAAGCTTTATACTTTGGTAAACTTCGATGGGGTCGGAAGGGGCAAAAGTAGGAACAAACCAAGCAGGGCAAGTAGACATTCGATATCTTGA